CTGGTAGCATCCAGTAGCCGTGCGGGTTGCTTTCGAAGCCGGGAAAGTCGTAGAGCTTTGCGTTGTAATCTCTAAAATCGAGGGTGTTGGAGAACTCACTTGCTATTTTTGCCTCAAAATCCAGCAGTTTTGAGTTTGCAAGCACGATGAGGTCCGCTTTCCTCATTTTCTCAATATCCTCAACCGTTAGGCTGAAGGCGTGAGGATCGGAGCCTGGGGGGAGCAGGCTGTAAACTTCAAAGCCATCTCCAGCAACCGCCTCAACGATTGGCTTGAAATCGGGCACCGTAACGACTATTGTCGATGCCTCGGCTGTGCTGAGGAGGAGAAAAAGTGATAAAGCTGCAATAATGACGGGTCTCACTTTTTCACCTCCGGAATTCTCTTCCCACACGGGCAGAATTCTCTGTCACCGTACCTTGCTTCGAGGGCATCAACGAGGCTGCTGCCGGCAACCATGCCTATTTTTTCAGCCTCCTTGCAGAAGTCCTCCACGCCGAGGTCTGCGAGAAGGCACTCTATAAGCCTGTGCATCCTTACCGCTGCCCTTGCTTCCATTTTTCCCCTTTCATTCAGAACCAATCCCTTCTTCGGGACGTAAACGCCGTAGCCTGCCTTAGACAGTTCGTTCAGCATTTTCTGAGCTGTTGATTTCGACACGCCAAGCTCCTCCGCAACCTGCGTGGGACCGATTACTGCAAGACCTTTCTCAAGTGCGGTGTAAACTGTTCTGAGCACAACCTCTGTTTTTGTAACAAACTTCGTTCGCACAGCGAACATATCCAGACTCGCAATATATATTTAACGGACGCTGCAACACGGAG
The nucleotide sequence above comes from Archaeoglobus fulgidus DSM 4304. Encoded proteins:
- a CDS encoding metal-dependent transcriptional regulator, translated to MFAVRTKFVTKTEVVLRTVYTALEKGLAVIGPTQVAEELGVSKSTAQKMLNELSKAGYGVYVPKKGLVLNERGKMEARAAVRMHRLIECLLADLGVEDFCKEAEKIGMVAGSSLVDALEARYGDREFCPCGKRIPEVKK